The following proteins are encoded in a genomic region of Rhodoferax aquaticus:
- a CDS encoding ABC transporter substrate-binding protein, which translates to MIRSSKFTRSLTAVALAAATLGASFGAVAADKVTVQLKWVPQAQFAGYYMAAAKGFYKDAGLEVTIKPGGPDIAPTQVIAGKQADIVVDWMPSALAAREAGVPLVNVAQVFNQSGLMLTCKKASGVASPKDFKGKTLGVWYGGNEYPFLNWMGKLGLKTDSDIKILKQGFNVDPLLQNQAACISTMIYNEYWQVVDAGVKEKDLVTFFYEKEGVATLEDGLYVLEDNLKDAAFVAKMGKFLKATLKGWDAAVKDPEGAAKAVVAADTSGSASLKVQKRQMENVAKLITNAGTKKIGYLEPAAYERTVKVLLAGGSDPVIKKDPGKAAYSHAIYDAAQK; encoded by the coding sequence ATGATTCGTTCTTCCAAGTTCACGCGCAGCCTCACGGCAGTAGCGCTTGCTGCTGCTACGCTGGGCGCAAGCTTTGGCGCAGTAGCGGCCGATAAGGTCACCGTGCAGCTCAAGTGGGTGCCACAAGCCCAGTTCGCCGGCTACTACATGGCCGCCGCCAAGGGCTTCTACAAAGACGCTGGCTTGGAGGTGACCATCAAACCCGGCGGCCCTGACATCGCACCCACCCAGGTGATTGCCGGCAAACAAGCCGACATCGTGGTCGATTGGATGCCCTCAGCCCTGGCCGCGCGCGAAGCCGGTGTGCCTTTGGTCAACGTAGCTCAGGTGTTCAACCAGTCCGGCCTCATGCTGACCTGCAAAAAGGCCAGCGGCGTGGCAAGCCCCAAAGACTTCAAGGGCAAGACCCTGGGCGTCTGGTATGGTGGCAATGAGTACCCCTTCCTGAACTGGATGGGCAAGCTCGGCCTGAAGACCGACTCCGATATCAAGATCCTGAAGCAAGGTTTCAACGTCGACCCGCTGCTGCAAAACCAAGCTGCCTGTATCTCCACCATGATTTACAACGAATACTGGCAAGTGGTGGACGCAGGTGTGAAAGAGAAAGACCTGGTCACCTTCTTCTATGAAAAAGAAGGCGTTGCCACGCTGGAAGACGGTTTGTATGTGTTGGAAGACAACCTGAAAGACGCAGCCTTCGTCGCCAAGATGGGCAAGTTCCTCAAAGCCACACTCAAAGGCTGGGACGCTGCCGTCAAAGACCCTGAAGGTGCTGCCAAAGCGGTGGTCGCCGCCGACACATCTGGTAGCGCCAGCCTGAAGGTGCAAAAGCGCCAAATGGAAAACGTGGCCAAGCTGATCACCAACGCCGGTACCAAGAAGATTGGTTACCTGGAGCCCGCCGCCTATGAGCGCACCGTCAAGGTGTTGCTGGCCGGTGGCAGCGACCCAGTGATCAAGAAAGACCCAGGCAAGGCGGCGTACTCCCACGCCATCTATGACGCTGCACAAAAGTAA
- a CDS encoding TetR/AcrR family transcriptional regulator: MNKAAEGPKGLIRQTNEALILSAAEKVFARAGFAGATMANIAEASGLPKANLHYYFGSKDVLYRAVLARILEDWLVPTHGITLEAEPRAAIEQYIRAKMALSAQRPDGSKVFANELLHGAPVIKQLLATELRRMVQEKAAVVQAWVNAGRMAPVDSVHLFFTIWAATQTYADFDVQVSAVLDTDTLQAPDYTRATEHVVSLILRGCGL; this comes from the coding sequence ATGAACAAAGCCGCTGAAGGCCCCAAGGGCCTCATTCGCCAAACGAATGAGGCCCTGATACTTTCTGCCGCCGAAAAGGTGTTTGCCCGCGCTGGATTCGCGGGCGCCACCATGGCCAACATTGCCGAAGCCAGTGGCTTGCCCAAAGCCAATTTGCACTACTACTTTGGCTCTAAAGATGTGCTGTACCGCGCCGTGTTGGCGCGCATTTTGGAAGACTGGTTGGTGCCCACACATGGCATCACCTTGGAGGCGGAACCCCGTGCCGCCATAGAGCAATACATACGCGCCAAGATGGCCTTGTCGGCCCAGCGGCCCGATGGGTCCAAAGTGTTTGCCAACGAACTCTTGCACGGCGCCCCCGTGATCAAGCAACTGCTGGCCACCGAGCTGCGCCGTATGGTGCAAGAAAAAGCCGCCGTGGTGCAAGCCTGGGTCAACGCCGGGCGCATGGCCCCTGTGGACAGCGTGCACCTCTTCTTCACCATCTGGGCCGCCACCCAAACCTACGCCGACTTCGACGTGCAGGTAAGCGCCGTCCTCGACACCGACACCCTACAAGCCCCCGACTACACCCGAGCCACCGAACATGTGGTGTCCCTGATCTTGCGAGGGTGTGGGTTGTAA